A single genomic interval of Romboutsia ilealis harbors:
- the typA gene encoding translational GTPase TypA, which produces MSKNKIINIAVIAHVDAGKSTLVDAFLHQSGTFRDNEVVKDCVMDSNDLEAERGITIYSKNCSINYKDYKINIVDTPGHSDFSSEVERVIKTVDTVILLVDASEGPMPQTRFVLQKSLEAGLRPILFINKIDKQDQRAEEVVDEVFDLFVDLNATDEQCEFPIIYGIAKQGIAKKEMDDESENLAPLFETVVEHVEAYPDYSEEPLQLQISALAYDDYVGRLGIGRVYKGTVKNGETVSICKADGSVARGRISKLTVYEGLKQVEKSEAYAGDIVVVAGMADISIGETICNADNPLPMEMIHIEEPTLSMNFLVNDSPFAGKSGKFVTTRHLKDRLDKELEVNVGLKVEPMDTTDGYRVSGRGELHLSILLENMRREGYEIGVSKPEVLFIKDENGKLMEPMERVIVNCPEVYSGTVINKLNLRKAMMEAMEIEGDYVKITFIAPTRGLLGYRSEFINDTRGEGSLVRSFERYEEHKGEMPGRTNGVLISQVAGSTMAYALNALSERAQMFVDPAVDVYEGMIIGMNSRKEDMTVNPCKNKKLTNVRASGTDDAVKLQAARTFTLEEALEFIDDDELVEITPDAIRLRKKFLNEHDRLRYNKSRQANK; this is translated from the coding sequence ATGTCAAAAAATAAAATAATAAACATAGCAGTTATCGCCCACGTTGATGCTGGTAAATCAACTTTAGTTGACGCATTCCTACATCAATCAGGGACATTTAGAGATAACGAAGTAGTAAAAGATTGTGTAATGGATAGTAATGATCTTGAAGCCGAAAGAGGTATAACTATATATTCTAAAAACTGTTCAATAAACTATAAGGATTACAAAATAAATATAGTTGATACACCAGGACATAGTGACTTCTCTTCTGAGGTTGAACGTGTTATAAAAACTGTTGATACAGTTATATTACTAGTTGATGCTAGTGAAGGTCCAATGCCTCAAACAAGATTCGTTTTACAAAAATCTTTAGAAGCTGGACTTAGACCAATATTATTCATAAACAAAATAGATAAGCAAGATCAAAGAGCTGAAGAAGTTGTTGATGAAGTATTTGACTTATTCGTTGACTTAAATGCAACTGATGAGCAATGTGAATTCCCAATAATATACGGTATAGCTAAGCAAGGTATAGCTAAAAAAGAAATGGATGATGAAAGTGAAAACTTAGCTCCATTATTTGAAACTGTTGTTGAACATGTTGAAGCATACCCTGATTATAGCGAAGAGCCTTTACAACTTCAAATATCTGCTCTTGCATACGATGATTATGTAGGAAGACTTGGTATAGGTAGAGTTTACAAAGGAACTGTAAAAAATGGTGAAACAGTATCTATATGTAAAGCTGATGGCTCTGTTGCTAGAGGTAGAATAAGTAAGCTTACAGTTTATGAAGGATTAAAGCAAGTTGAAAAAAGTGAAGCTTATGCTGGTGATATAGTTGTTGTTGCTGGTATGGCTGATATATCTATAGGTGAAACTATATGTAATGCTGATAATCCATTACCAATGGAAATGATACACATAGAAGAACCTACTCTATCTATGAACTTCTTAGTTAACGATTCTCCATTTGCAGGAAAGAGTGGTAAATTCGTTACAACTAGACACTTAAAAGATAGATTAGATAAAGAATTAGAAGTTAACGTTGGTCTTAAAGTTGAACCAATGGATACTACTGATGGATACAGAGTATCTGGACGTGGAGAGCTTCACTTATCTATACTTCTTGAGAACATGAGACGTGAAGGATACGAAATAGGTGTATCTAAGCCAGAAGTTTTATTTATAAAAGATGAAAATGGAAAATTAATGGAACCAATGGAAAGAGTTATAGTTAACTGTCCAGAAGTTTACTCAGGAACTGTTATAAACAAATTAAACTTAAGAAAAGCTATGATGGAAGCTATGGAAATCGAAGGAGATTATGTTAAAATAACATTTATAGCTCCTACAAGAGGATTATTAGGATACAGAAGTGAATTCATAAATGATACTCGTGGAGAAGGTTCTTTAGTTAGATCATTTGAAAGATATGAAGAACACAAAGGTGAAATGCCAGGAAGAACTAACGGAGTTTTAATATCTCAAGTTGCTGGTTCAACTATGGCTTATGCACTTAATGCTTTAAGCGAAAGAGCTCAAATGTTTGTTGATCCTGCTGTTGATGTTTATGAAGGTATGATAATCGGTATGAACTCAAGAAAAGAAGATATGACTGTTAACCCTTGTAAGAACAAGAAATTAACTAACGTTCGTGCTTCTGGTACTGATGATGCTGTTAAGTTACAAGCTGCTAGAACATTTACATTAGAAGAAGCTTTAGAATTTATAGATGATGATGAGTTAGTTGAAATAACTCCAGATGCTATAAGACTTAGAAAGAAATTCTTAAATGAACACGATAGATTAAGATACAACAAGTCAAGACAAGCTAATAAGTAA
- a CDS encoding aldo/keto reductase, with protein sequence MRYRKLGKTNEYVSILGFGCMRFPEIDGRIEEEKTITMLRYAIDNGLNYIDTAYPYHNGQSEVVVGKALNNGYRGKVKLATKLPSWLIKNREDMDRVIKEQLEKLETDYIDFYLIHNLNKDDYKRLKENGLFDFIKKIKKEKLVRYVGFSFHDTFDVFKEIVDDYDWDFAQIQHNYIDEDYQAGNEGLLYARNKGLGIIIMEPLRGGSLVNNLSPEIKAIIRDSKIEKTAPMWAFKFLYNKDEIDVVLSGMSTIEQVIDNLKIADNEGIPNSMTSEEEETLNKLKVEFKSKIKVNCTGCKYCIPCPVGVDIPKCFELLNNSSMFNDIETPKSKYNAFVVSENAQASNCVKCGSCEKKCPQHIRIREKLEEVVNTLEK encoded by the coding sequence ATGAGATATAGAAAATTAGGAAAGACCAATGAATATGTTTCAATATTAGGATTTGGATGTATGAGATTTCCTGAAATTGATGGAAGAATAGAGGAAGAAAAAACAATAACAATGCTTAGATATGCTATAGATAATGGACTTAATTACATAGATACGGCATATCCATATCATAATGGCCAAAGTGAAGTAGTAGTGGGGAAAGCTTTGAATAATGGATATAGAGGGAAAGTAAAATTAGCTACTAAGCTACCATCATGGTTAATAAAAAATAGAGAAGATATGGACAGAGTCATTAAGGAACAGTTAGAAAAGCTAGAAACTGATTATATAGACTTTTATTTAATTCATAACTTAAATAAAGATGATTATAAAAGACTTAAAGAAAATGGATTATTTGATTTTATAAAGAAAATAAAAAAAGAAAAATTAGTAAGATATGTAGGATTTTCTTTCCATGATACGTTTGATGTATTTAAAGAAATAGTAGATGATTATGATTGGGACTTTGCTCAAATACAACATAACTATATAGATGAAGATTATCAAGCTGGGAATGAAGGACTTTTATATGCAAGAAATAAAGGATTGGGAATTATTATAATGGAACCTCTTCGCGGTGGTTCATTAGTAAATAATTTATCACCTGAAATAAAAGCAATTATAAGAGATTCTAAAATAGAGAAAACAGCACCTATGTGGGCATTTAAGTTTTTATATAATAAGGATGAAATAGATGTAGTATTAAGTGGGATGTCAACTATTGAACAAGTTATTGATAATTTAAAGATAGCAGATAATGAGGGAATACCAAATTCTATGACTAGTGAAGAAGAAGAAACTTTAAATAAACTTAAAGTGGAATTTAAATCTAAAATTAAAGTAAACTGTACAGGATGTAAATACTGTATACCATGTCCTGTAGGAGTTGATATACCAAAGTGTTTTGAACTTCTTAATAATTCATCAATGTTTAATGATATAGAAACTCCTAAAAGTAAATACAATGCTTTTGTAGTTAGTGAAAATGCTCAAGCTTCTAACTGTGTTAAATGTGGATCTTGCGAGAAGAAATGTCCGCAGCATATAAGAATTAGAGAAAAACTTGAAGAAGTAGTAAATACTTTAGAAAAGTAA